The genomic DNA GTGTGCGTCGAGCCGCGGGAGGTGGTTGTGGACTAACGCGATGGTAGTCGATCGTCGAGTCGTAGGGCCGGCATCGCCCGTCCCAGAGTTGTGCTCCGACGAGGTGAGCCGACGGCTCAGTTCGTCGGGTGTCGTTCGATCGACCGTGCGAAGGACCGTTATCACGGCCCTGACCGTTCCGCTCGAGAGGAGGGTATGAACCGTCTCGCTGTCGAGGGTGGTTGACTGTGATCGAGACACAGGTGGGTTACCGGTACGGGACGGGACATGGCTACTCCCATACTAGTTGGGTATCATCTGCCGACTCGTGTCGGCGTCATCCCGCCCGACGATCGATCGGTTTCATGTAGCGATCCATCAAAGCGTGTGGCAGTGACGGCTTCCGACGACACGACGCCACGACACGAGCGCGTCACACACCACGCGACGCCCGGGCCGCGCAACTCGCTGGCCCACTGGACCACTGCCCGCTCCCCGCTTCGGGTTGCGATCAACTACATCATCGTCTGGCTCGTCAGGATCTCGCCGAGTCTCCAGCTCAAACGCTGGCTGCTACGGCGTCTCGGTGCCACAGTTGGATCGGGCGTCTCGTGGGGTCTCGAGGCCACACCCGACGTCTTCTGGCCGGACCTGATCACACTCGAGGCGGACGCGATCGTCGGCTACGACGCGACGATCCTCTGTCACGAGTTCTTACAGGACGAGTACCGAACCG from Natrinema sp. HArc-T2 includes the following:
- a CDS encoding DapH/DapD/GlmU-related protein, with translation MTASDDTTPRHERVTHHATPGPRNSLAHWTTARSPLRVAINYIIVWLVRISPSLQLKRWLLRRLGATVGSGVSWGLEATPDVFWPDLITLEADAIVGYDATILCHEFLQDEYRTGEVVVGERAMIGAGAIILPGVEIGADARIAANSLVTRDVPPGTTVAGVPAEPMGESSADDRN